The Actinomadura sp. WMMB 499 genome includes a window with the following:
- a CDS encoding HEAT repeat domain-containing protein: MIDERTARPAAKLAELGAELGPPLPENRVAAFEERNGIRLPDAYRRFVTTVGNGGAGPYRGLLALDPDLRDPQLAGTFRYGPDDLPGMWSWETTEWAYWDMYCGTVPLARQHDIEWEYHETAEPESRLVLSGPGRGRVVMVDASGDWFPPIHHPAPDFLAWYEEWLDDPRSRVHRYGSDFDRPGARLHDLRAADPDEAVWAAHRMAATMGNRVTEQAPPNFCEGLAGAALDAPSARVRGAAAWALGRVRRDVGRYALPLLRGRDPRVRRIAIRQVAASAEVDRADAEASIRGLLADADPDVRAAAASALRDVAVLRALLTGPDRRARRAALGEVPVLLHRLPDGRDVLVRAARPLLRDPHPDVRAAAVTAIGAAREHVPWAGPMLHAALTDPSAPVRRAAAGRLLRSGDPSALQAAPVLLADPDPVIRHETLYRLGRDGPVRDRAAGVRALLADPDPQVRAAALHALLEAGAPPPEDEWAPLLTDPCGPVRHRALRSTLRAVRHGGPGPGGPVHEALHRTLAAPDRELRSTTSFALERTCTAECRPVLAAALAAEDDRVIRHTLGKILDAISRDGTPAGP; this comes from the coding sequence ATGATCGACGAACGGACGGCGCGGCCGGCGGCGAAGCTCGCCGAGCTGGGCGCGGAGCTCGGCCCGCCGCTTCCCGAGAACCGGGTGGCGGCCTTCGAGGAGCGCAACGGGATCCGCCTCCCGGACGCCTACCGCCGGTTCGTCACCACGGTCGGGAACGGCGGCGCCGGTCCGTACCGGGGCCTGCTCGCGCTCGATCCGGACCTGCGCGATCCCCAGCTCGCGGGCACGTTCCGTTACGGACCGGACGATCTTCCGGGCATGTGGTCCTGGGAGACGACCGAATGGGCGTACTGGGACATGTACTGCGGCACCGTCCCCCTCGCGCGCCAGCACGACATCGAGTGGGAGTACCACGAGACGGCGGAGCCGGAGTCGCGGCTCGTCCTGTCGGGACCGGGCCGGGGCCGCGTCGTCATGGTCGACGCGAGCGGCGACTGGTTCCCGCCGATCCACCACCCGGCCCCCGACTTCCTCGCCTGGTACGAGGAGTGGCTGGACGATCCTCGCTCCCGGGTCCACCGGTACGGTTCGGACTTCGACCGCCCCGGTGCCCGGCTCCACGACCTCCGTGCCGCGGACCCCGACGAGGCCGTCTGGGCGGCGCACCGGATGGCCGCGACCATGGGCAACCGGGTGACCGAGCAGGCACCGCCGAACTTCTGCGAGGGCCTGGCGGGCGCGGCCCTGGACGCGCCGTCCGCGCGCGTCCGCGGCGCGGCCGCCTGGGCGCTGGGCCGGGTGCGGCGCGACGTCGGCCGCTACGCGCTGCCGCTGCTGCGCGGCCGCGACCCGCGCGTCCGGCGGATCGCGATCCGGCAGGTGGCCGCCTCGGCGGAGGTCGACCGGGCGGACGCCGAAGCATCGATCCGCGGGCTGCTCGCCGACGCAGATCCGGACGTCCGGGCCGCGGCCGCCTCGGCCCTGCGCGACGTCGCCGTCCTGCGCGCCCTGCTCACCGGCCCCGATCGCCGCGCGCGTCGCGCGGCGCTCGGCGAGGTCCCGGTTCTTCTCCACAGGCTGCCGGACGGCCGGGACGTGCTCGTGCGGGCCGCCCGCCCGCTGCTGCGCGACCCCCACCCGGACGTGCGGGCCGCCGCCGTCACGGCGATCGGCGCCGCCCGCGAGCACGTGCCGTGGGCCGGGCCGATGCTGCACGCCGCCCTCACCGACCCGTCCGCCCCCGTGCGGCGCGCGGCCGCGGGCCGGCTGCTCCGCTCCGGCGACCCGAGCGCACTCCAGGCCGCGCCCGTCCTGCTGGCCGACCCCGACCCCGTCATCCGGCACGAGACGCTGTACCGGCTCGGACGGGACGGGCCCGTCCGCGACCGGGCCGCCGGGGTGCGGGCCCTGCTCGCCGACCCGGACCCGCAGGTGCGCGCGGCGGCGCTGCACGCGCTCCTGGAGGCGGGCGCTCCGCCGCCCGAGGACGAGTGGGCGCCGCTGCTCACCGACCCGTGCGGCCCCGTCCGGCACCGGGCCCTGAGATCGACGCTGCGCGCCGTCCGCCACGGCGGTCCGGGCCCCGGCGGTCCGGTGCACGAGGCCCTGCACCGGACCCTGGCCGCCCCCGACCGCGAACTCCGTTCGACCACGAGCTTCGCCCTGGAACGAACGTGCACCGCCGAATGCCGTCCGGTGCTCGCCGCGGCCCTGGCCGCCGAGGACGACCGGGTGATCCGGCACACCCTGGGCAAGATCCTCGACGCGATCAGCCGGGACGGTACGCCCGCAGGTCCTTGA